The sequence TGTATCAATCCCGAAGCCGACAGCATACAATACGTAATAGAAAACGCCAAAGCCGGCAGCCACATCACCATCCTCAGCGATGTAATAGCCGAGGCATTAGACCTGGTGCTGATGTACAAAGAAAAAGACGATAAGTTCGAATTTAAAAAAGAGGAGATTCCCAATACCTACGGACAGGAAACTGCAAGCACATAAGTAAGAGAACAAAGGTGAATGGTGAAAAGATAATTTATCAAGTCGTTTTAAAAGAGGAATTTGCTAAGTGCGATTCTTCTTTTTTTTTGGGGAGAAAATGCTACTAACGAACTGCGCATTTAAAATATCCTCATCCAGAAATATATAAAATGCGTATTGCGCATTTATGTTTTATATGCTTGTATTTACTTGATTTTAAATGCCTTGGAGCATAGGATATATTTTTAAGAAAAATGGTGGGTTTCGTATATTTGGGAGTTACATGCAAGCGTAGCGGACGACACAACTCCGAAAAAATGAGCGACAAAAACACATTTCTGTAATACATCGCTAACATAAAATGCTAACTATAGTCGGTGGTTTATGTTGTATACTAAAGTTAGCTTTGTGCAGACTTTAGTTAGCAATGATTTCAGAACACGACATACTAAATTTATTCGGAGAAAACGTCAGGAAGTATAGACGTATTCTTGATATTTCCCAAGAAGAACTTGCACATCGTGCAGACCTTCATAGGACATATATTGGTATGATTGAACGAGCTGAAAAAAATATCACACTCGTAAATATGCAAAAGATTGCTAATGCTTTAGAAGTCAATATTGAAGACTTAATTAAAGATAGTAATCATGGCAAAAAAGCAAATTAAACCCTACATTATTGTTGAGAATGAATACTTCATTCCTGAAAAAACAAGTGATGTTTTCATGGAAGTAGAATTCGAATATCAAGTTAAAAAATGGCAAGGTGCATTACCAAAATTTTTAGAAAAGCAAGGACTTGATTTAACAGATGAAGAGTTTGATAGTTTAATTGAGGAAAATTACGAACTACTGCACCCTGACAATAAAGATGGATGGATATTAGAAAGTGATGCAAAATGGACAAATAAAGATTCTGCAACATATAAGGTTTTAGCCGCTTTATATTCGGGAGATTGGGAGTGTCGAGTTTGTGGTCCTGTTCCACAAGTAAATCCACAACCAGCAGCTCGTATAAAAGCTTTGAAAATTCAAGGTTACATAATAGGTTCAAGACGAAGACAATGTTCAACTTGCAATAAAAAAACGATGCATGATATTCTTATTATGCTACCAAATATTGAATCAAGATTTGAACATGGAAATGAATTGCGAAAACCAATGTCAGATATACTTAAAAAACGAATCAAAAGTATATTGGGTAATAGAGAGGTTTGTTTTAATGTAGTTAGGACTGAGGTTGAATTACTAATTGACCATAAATTTCCGTCACAACGTTGGAGTATTCCAGAATCAGACAATCCCAACAATATGAGTGAAGTTGATATACGTAAGAAATTTCAACTACTCTCAAATCAAACTAATATGTGGAAATCTCGGTATTGCGATACTTGTGTTAAAACTGGTAAACGTGGAGATTTTATGGGGACAAGATGGTATTATTCAGGAACTGAAAATTGGGAAGGTCAAACACCAAATGACGAAAATGGCTGTATAGGTTGTCCTTGGTATGATTTAGAGCTATGGAAACAAAAATTGAAAGAAGCAACTGAAAAATAATATAAATTTCTTGCATACTATAGTATTCTTTTGTAGTTTTGTAATTCAATTTAATGATGAGGTAAAATGAAAGATAAATTAACTTTTGGTAGTGTATGTTCAGGAATTGAGGCTTCTCAATTAGCTTTTGCCCCTTTTGGGTATGAGCAATTATGGAGTTCTGAAATTGCTGAATTTCCATCAAAGGTTTTACACCATCATTACCCTAACATACCCAATTTAGGCGACATGACGGAACTTCCTGACTTAATTTTAAAAGGGAAAGTTCAAGCACCTGATTTATTTTGTGGAGGCACACCTTGTCAAGCATTTTCACTTGCAGGTTGGAAAAATGGTTTGGCAGACAAGCGAGGACAGCTTACAATTACATTTATAGAAATTGCAAATGCAATTGATGAAACTAGAGCAAAAGAAAAAAAAGACCGTTCAATAGTTCTT is a genomic window of Bacteroidota bacterium containing:
- a CDS encoding helix-turn-helix transcriptional regulator codes for the protein MISEHDILNLFGENVRKYRRILDISQEELAHRADLHRTYIGMIERAEKNITLVNMQKIANALEVNIEDLIKDSNHGKKAN